The Helianthus annuus cultivar XRQ/B chromosome 16, HanXRQr2.0-SUNRISE, whole genome shotgun sequence genome includes a window with the following:
- the LOC110915765 gene encoding elongation factor Tu, chloroplastic encodes MASISAAATAAATFSSSSPSPSSSSSLFTLPKPSTKLLLSSTFLSKSSTNLFLHTSASNSSPAAHRRRALTVRAARGKFERTKPHVNIGTIGHVDHGKTTLTAALTMALASTGGGVAKKYDEIDAAPEERARGITINTATVEYETENRHYAHVDCPGHADYVKNMITGAAQMDGAILVVSGADGPMPQTKEHVLLAKQVGVPNMVVFLNKQDQVDDEELLELVELEVRELLSSYEFPGDDIPIISGSALLALEALTENPKIAKGENKWVDKIYDLMAAVDDYIPIPQRQTELPFLLAIEDVFSITGRGTVATGRVERGTVRIGDSVEIVGLKDTRTTTVTGVEMFQKLLDEAMAGDNVGLLLRGIQKIDIQRGMVLAKPATITPHTKFEALVYVLKKEEGGRHSPFFAGYRPQFYMRTTDVTGKVTSIMNDKDEESKMVMPGDRVKMVVELIMPVACEQGMRFAIREGGKTVGAGVIQSIIE; translated from the coding sequence ATGGCCTCCATCTCCGCCGCAGCCACCGCTGCCGCCACCTTCTCCTCCTCCTCACCCTCaccctcttcttcttcctcaCTCTTCACCCTACCAAAACCCTCCACCAAATTACTCCTTTCCTCTACTTTTCTTTCCAAATCCTCCACAAATCTCTTCCTCCACACCTCCGCTTCTAACTCCTCCCCCGCCGCCCACCGCCGCCGTGCTCTCACCGTACGCGCCGCCAGAGGCAAATTCGAGCGAACAAAACCCCATGTCAACATCGGAACCATCGGCCACGTTGACCACGGCAAAACCACCTTAACCGCCGCTCTCACCATGGCCCTCGCCTCCACCGGCGGCGGCGTCGCCAAAAAGTACGACGAAATCGACGCCGCACCGGAAGAACGCGCGCGTGGTATCACCATTAACACCGCCACTGTCGAATACGAAACGGAAAACCGCCATTACGCCCACGTTGACTGCCCCGGTCACGCTGATTACGTCAAAAACATGATCACCGGTGCTGCCCAAATGGACGGCGCTATCCTCGTTGTCTCCGGCGCCGACGGCCCCATGCCACAGACAAAAGAACATGTTTTGTTGGCGAAACAAGTAGGTGTTCCGAATATggttgtttttttaaataaacaagatCAAGTTGATGATGAAGAGTTGTTAGAATTAGTTGAGTTAGAAGTAAGAGAGTTATTATCATCTTATGAGTTTCCTGGTGATGATATTCCGATTATTTCGGGTTCGGCTTTGTTAGCTTTAGAAGCCTTGACTGAGAATCCAAAGATTGCAAAGGGGGAGAACAAATGGGTGGATAAAATCTATGATTTAATGGCTGCTGTTGATGATTATATCCCAATTCCACAAAGACAGACTGAACTGCCCTTTTTGTTAGCGATAGAAGACGTTTTTTCGATTACGGGTAGAGGGACGGTTGCCACGGGTCGGGTTGAAAGAGGGACGGTTAGGATTGGAGATAGTGTCGAGATTGTCGGGTTGAAGGATACACGAACTACCACTGTTACAGGGGTTGAGATGTTTCAGAAGCTGCTTGATGAAGCGATGGCGGGGGATAATGTAGGGCTTTTGTTGAGAGGGATTCAGAAGATTGATATTCAGAGGGGTATGGTTTTGGCTAAACCCGCGACGATTACCCCGCACACCAAGTTTGAGGCGTTGGTTTATGTGTTGAAGAAGGAAGAGGGCGGGAGGCATTCGCCGTTTTTTGCAGGGTATAGACCGCAGTTCTACATGAGAACTACTGATGTTACAGGGAAGGTGACATCGATTATGAACGATAAAGATGAGGAATCGAAGATGGTTATGCCTGGTGATCGCGTGAAGATGGTGGTTGAGCTTATTATGCCGGTTGCTTGTGAGCAAGGTATGCGGTTTGCTATTAGAGAAGGTGGGAAGACTGTCGGTGCTGGTGTTATCCAGTCGATTATCGAGTGA